The following proteins are encoded in a genomic region of Cricetulus griseus strain 17A/GY chromosome 7, alternate assembly CriGri-PICRH-1.0, whole genome shotgun sequence:
- the LOC100756015 gene encoding keratin-associated protein 2-1 — translation MTGSCCGSFSSQSCGGCCQPCCCRDPCCCRPVSCQTTVCRPVTCVPHCTRPICEPCRRPICCDPCSLQQGCCRPITCCPTSCTAVVCRPCCWASTCCQPISVQAPCCRPPCCQPAPCRTTCRTSPCNTCC, via the coding sequence ATGACCGGCTCCTGCTGTGGATCCTTCTCCTCCCAGAGCTGTGGAggctgctgccagccctgctgctgcCGAGACCCCTGCTGCTGCCGCCCAGTGTCCTGCCAGACCACAGTGTGCCGCCCTGTGACCTGTGTGCCCCACTGCACCAGGCCCATCTGTGAGCCCTGCCGCCGCCCCATCTGCTGTGACCCCTGCAGCCTGCAGCAGGGCTGCTGTCGCCCCATCACCTGCTGCCCCACCTCCTGCACAGCTGTGGTCTGCAGACCCTGCTGCTGGGCCTCCACCTGCTGCCAGCCCATCTCTGTGCAGGCTCCCTGCTGCAGGCCCCCCTGCTGCCAGCCTGCTCCCTGCCGCACCACTTGTAGGACCTCCCCCTGCAACACCTGCTGCTGA
- the LOC100756301 gene encoding keratin-associated protein 2-1-like: MTGSCCGSFSSQSCGGCCQPCCCRDPCCCRPVSCQTTVCRPVTCVPHCTRPICEPCRRPICCDPCSLQQGCCRPITCCPTSCTAVVCRPCCWASTCCQPISVQAPCCRPPCCQPAPCRTTCRTSPCNTCC, encoded by the coding sequence ATGACCGGCTCCTGCTGTGGATCCTTCTCCTCCCAGAGCTGTGGAggctgctgccagccctgctgctgcCGAGACCCCTGCTGCTGCCGCCCAGTGTCCTGCCAGACCACAGTGTGCCGCCCTGTGACCTGTGTGCCCCACTGCACCAGGCCCATCTGTGAGCCCTGCCGCCGCCCCATCTGCTGTGACCCCTGCAGCCTGCAGCAGGGCTGCTGTCGCCCCATCACCTGCTGCCCCACCTCCTGCACAGCTGTGGTCTGCAGACCCTGCTGCTGGGCCTCCACCTGCTGCCAGCCCATCTCTGTGCAGGCTCCCTGCTGCAGGCCCCCCTGCTGCCAGCCTGCTCCCTGCCGCACCACCTGCAGGACCTCCCCCTGCAACACCTGCTGCTGA
- the LOC103164462 gene encoding keratin-associated protein 2-1 isoform X3: MTGSCCGSFSSQSCGGCCQPCCCRDPCCCRPVSCQTTVCRPVTCVPHCTRPICEPCRRPICCDPCSLQQGCCRPITCCPTSCTAVVCRPCCWASTCCQPISVQAPCCRPPCCQPAPCRTTCRTSPCNTCC; this comes from the coding sequence ATGACCGGCTCCTGCTGTGGATCCTTCTCCTCCCAGAGCTGTGGAggctgctgccagccctgctgctgcCGAGACCCCTGCTGCTGCCGCCCAGTGTCCTGCCAGACCACAGTGTGCCGCCCTGTGACCTGTGTGCCCCACTGCACCAGGCCCATCTGTGAGCCCTGCCGCCGCCCCATCTGCTGTGACCCCTGCAGCCTGCAGCAGGGCTGCTGTCGCCCCATCACCTGCTGCCCCACCTCCTGCACAGCTGTGGTCTGCAGACCCTGCTGCTGGGCCTCCACCTGCTGCCAGCCCATCTCTGTGCAGGCTCCCTGCTGCAGGCCCCCCTGCTGCCAGCCTGCTCCCTGCCGTACCACCTGTAGGACCTCCCCCTGCAACACTTGCTGCTGA
- the LOC103164462 gene encoding keratin-associated protein 9-3 isoform X2, whose amino-acid sequence MACCATSFCGFPTCSTGGTCGSSCCQPSCSQSSCCQPSCCQPSCCQPSCCQPSCCQPSCCQSSCGTGCGQEGGSGGVSCRVRWCRPDCRVEGTCLPPCCVVSSTPPTCCQLHHAQASCCRPSYCGQSCCRPACCCYCCQPSCSEPSC is encoded by the coding sequence ATGGCCTGCTGCGCTACTAGCTTCTGTGGCTTTCCCACCTGCTCTACTGGTGGCACCTGTGGCTCtagctgctgccagcccagctgctcccagtccagctgctgccagcccagctgttGTCAGCCCAGCTGTTGTCAgcccagctgctgccagcccagctgctgccagcccagctgttGTCAGTCCAGCTGTGGCACTGGCTGTGGCCAGGAGGGTGGCAGTGGAGGCGTGAGCTGCCGAGTTAGATGGTGCCGCCCAGACTGCCGTGTGGAGGGCACCTGCCTGCCCCCCTGCTGCGTGGTGAGCTCCACACCCCCAACCTGCTGCCAGCTGCACCATGCCCAGGCCTCCTGCTGCCGCCCATCCTACTGTGGACAGTCCTGCTGCCGCCCAgcctgctgctgctactgctgccagcccagctgctcTGAGCCCAGCTGTTGA